One window from the genome of Rhodobacteraceae bacterium S2214 encodes:
- a CDS encoding metalloregulator ArsR/SmtB family transcription factor, with protein sequence MGSHLNEFFAALSDPTRRAVLERLVRGPATVSDLAAPHDMALPTFMRHLGVLERAGLVRSIKKGRVRTCHLEPAPLLEAQGWLAWQRTVWEGQIDD encoded by the coding sequence ATGGGCTCACATCTGAATGAATTCTTCGCGGCATTGTCCGACCCGACCCGTCGTGCTGTGCTGGAACGGCTTGTGCGTGGGCCCGCAACCGTCAGTGATCTTGCAGCACCACATGATATGGCCTTGCCGACTTTTATGCGGCATTTGGGTGTGTTGGAACGCGCGGGTCTTGTTCGGTCGATCAAGAAAGGACGCGTGCGGACCTGTCACCTTGAACCTGCCCCCTTGCTGGAAGCGCAGGGTTGGCTTGCTTGGCAGCGAACCGTGTGGGAAGGCCAAATCGATGACTAA
- the xdhB gene encoding xanthine dehydrogenase molybdopterin binding subunit encodes MSVAKSLPHDAAKLHVTGAARYIDDIPTPTGTLHLAFGMSDVACGTITDLNLDKVRAAEGVVAVLTADDLPFANDVSPSAHDEPLLATDEVHYLGQPIFMVVAKSHLLARKAARLGDVAIDAGTPILTIEDAQAADSRFEDGPRIWRKGDVDAALTAATHRVQGTIDMGGQEHFYLEGQAALALPQDDSEMVVHSSTQHPTEIQHKVAEALGVSMHDVRCEVRRMGGGFGGKESQGNALAVGCAVAARLTGKPCKMRYDRDDDMMITGKRHDFRIDYDAGFDADGRLTGVDFTQATRCGWALDLSIPVADRAMLHADNAYHLPAARITSHRYKTNTQSATAYRGFGGPQGVLGIERVMDHIADTLDLDPVIVRQRNYYAEMAQNVPAAHGGLSASSTPEDISDQKKGRGVPFGGAHSPKPVLQTTPYGMEVKDFILHGMTDALLESADYAARRAAIDQFNAENSVLKRGIAFSPVKFGISFTLTHLNQAGALVHVYQDGSIRMNHGGTEMGQGLFQKVAQVAASRFGVDVDVVKITATDTGKVPNTSATAASSGTDLNGMAVQIACDTIRDRIADCVAGVHGVEVADVVFADGQVRAGDVVMTFAEAATLAYTNRVSLSATGYYKTPELEWDRIKGQGRPFFYFAHGCAVTEVVIDTLTGENRILRADVLHDAGASLNPDLDIGQVEGGYVQGAGWLTTEELVWDGKGRLRTHAPATYKIPACSDRPDIFNVALWDQPNPAQTVYRSKAVGEPPFMLGISAFLALSNAVSACGDAYPALDAPATAETVLAAVNRVRNG; translated from the coding sequence ATGAGCGTTGCAAAATCACTGCCCCATGACGCGGCCAAACTGCATGTGACCGGGGCCGCCCGTTACATCGACGATATTCCCACCCCTACAGGGACGCTGCATCTGGCGTTTGGCATGTCTGATGTGGCTTGCGGGACAATCACCGACCTGAATCTAGACAAAGTGCGCGCAGCGGAAGGTGTCGTAGCTGTCCTTACTGCCGATGATCTGCCTTTTGCGAACGATGTGTCCCCATCGGCACATGACGAACCGCTGCTGGCGACTGACGAGGTGCATTACCTTGGTCAGCCTATATTTATGGTCGTGGCCAAATCGCACCTTTTGGCACGTAAAGCGGCGCGTCTTGGTGATGTGGCGATCGACGCGGGCACACCGATTTTGACGATTGAAGACGCACAGGCCGCCGATAGCCGGTTCGAGGATGGTCCGCGTATCTGGCGCAAAGGCGATGTTGATGCTGCTCTGACCGCGGCGACCCACCGTGTGCAAGGCACAATCGACATGGGTGGGCAGGAACATTTCTATCTTGAAGGCCAAGCCGCACTTGCTTTGCCGCAAGACGATAGCGAAATGGTTGTCCATTCTTCCACGCAGCACCCGACTGAAATCCAGCATAAGGTCGCTGAAGCGCTGGGCGTTTCTATGCATGATGTCCGGTGCGAAGTCCGCCGTATGGGCGGTGGTTTTGGCGGCAAGGAAAGTCAGGGCAATGCGTTGGCTGTGGGCTGTGCTGTTGCCGCGCGGCTGACCGGTAAGCCTTGCAAAATGCGGTACGACCGCGACGACGACATGATGATCACCGGTAAACGGCATGACTTTCGGATTGATTACGATGCGGGATTTGATGCTGACGGACGGTTAACGGGCGTTGATTTTACGCAGGCCACGCGGTGTGGCTGGGCGCTTGATCTGTCAATTCCTGTGGCCGACCGTGCGATGTTGCATGCCGATAATGCTTACCACCTGCCTGCCGCGCGGATCACGTCGCACCGCTATAAAACCAACACCCAATCTGCGACAGCCTATCGCGGGTTTGGCGGCCCGCAAGGTGTGTTGGGGATTGAACGGGTGATGGATCATATTGCCGATACACTTGACCTTGATCCTGTGATCGTGCGCCAGCGGAATTATTATGCCGAGATGGCGCAGAATGTGCCTGCGGCACATGGGGGGCTGTCTGCCTCCAGCACCCCCGAGGATATTTCCGACCAAAAGAAGGGGCGCGGTGTGCCATTTGGTGGCGCACATTCCCCGAAACCTGTCTTGCAGACTACGCCCTACGGCATGGAGGTGAAGGATTTCATTCTGCATGGGATGACGGATGCATTGTTGGAAAGCGCAGACTATGCGGCGCGGCGTGCCGCGATTGATCAATTCAATGCTGAGAACAGTGTTCTAAAGCGTGGCATTGCCTTTTCACCGGTGAAATTCGGAATTTCCTTTACCCTGACCCACCTCAACCAAGCCGGTGCGCTGGTGCATGTGTATCAAGACGGGTCGATCCGGATGAACCATGGTGGCACCGAGATGGGGCAGGGGCTTTTTCAAAAAGTGGCTCAAGTTGCCGCGTCCCGCTTTGGCGTCGATGTGGATGTCGTGAAGATCACGGCGACGGATACGGGGAAGGTTCCAAATACCTCCGCGACTGCCGCGTCATCTGGGACCGATCTGAACGGGATGGCTGTGCAGATTGCCTGTGATACGATCCGTGACCGAATTGCTGACTGTGTGGCTGGGGTGCATGGGGTTGAGGTCGCAGATGTCGTGTTTGCAGATGGTCAGGTGCGTGCGGGCGATGTGGTCATGACCTTCGCCGAAGCTGCGACGCTGGCCTATACCAACCGCGTCAGCCTGTCTGCGACAGGGTATTACAAAACGCCGGAACTGGAATGGGACCGGATCAAGGGCCAAGGGCGGCCGTTCTTCTACTTTGCGCATGGCTGTGCCGTGACCGAGGTCGTCATCGACACGCTGACAGGCGAAAACCGGATTCTGCGGGCCGATGTGCTGCATGATGCGGGCGCGTCGCTGAACCCTGATTTGGACATTGGACAGGTGGAAGGCGGTTATGTGCAAGGGGCCGGGTGGCTGACGACGGAAGAGCTTGTTTGGGACGGTAAGGGCCGGCTGCGCACCCATGCGCCTGCGACCTACAAAATACCGGCCTGTTCGGATCGCCCTGATATTTTCAACGTCGCACTTTGGGACCAACCGAACCCTGCGCAAACCGTGTATCGGTCAAAAGCCGTGGGTGAACCGCCATTTATGTTAGGGATTTCTGCGTTCTTGGCGCTGTCTAACGCTGTGTCTGCCTGTGGTGATGCCTATCCCGCATTGGATGCGCCTGCGACGGCAGAAACCGTCTTGGCGGCTGTGAACCGTGTGCGCAATGGCTGA
- a CDS encoding xanthine dehydrogenase small subunit encodes MKVAFSLNGEAISVEAAPTVTLLDWLREDQGLCGTKEGCNEGDCGACTVMVTDADGARALNACILFMPQLDGKAVRTVEGLASPDGELHPVQQAMVDHNGSQCGFCTPGFVMSMATAHRNGRADHDDQLAGNLCRCTGYAPIIRAAKAAAEQPVPVWVKDTADNTAKAPDISLNDFAAWYADNPDATLVAGATDVGLWVTKQLRELEKVGFIGRCPELRQITRHADRVTFGAGVTMTDVLETIRDDYPSYAEMIRRYGSVQVRNAATIGGNIANGSPIGDNPPALIALGATLHLQLRDVPRDLPIEDFFIDYGKQDRAAGELVTGVTLPLGEDALRCYKLSKRFDQDISAVCGAFNIVVKDGVVASARIAFGGMAGTPKRAAMVEAALVNQPWSADTVEAAAAKFGEDYTPMTDMRASADYRLTAAQNMLRRYFAETTGAATNVLEVQP; translated from the coding sequence ATGAAAGTTGCGTTTTCTCTGAACGGAGAAGCGATCAGCGTTGAGGCCGCGCCGACGGTCACACTGCTGGATTGGCTGCGCGAGGACCAAGGTCTTTGTGGCACCAAAGAGGGCTGCAATGAAGGCGACTGTGGCGCTTGCACTGTTATGGTCACGGATGCGGATGGCGCACGGGCGCTCAACGCTTGCATCCTGTTTATGCCGCAGTTGGACGGCAAAGCAGTCCGCACGGTGGAAGGATTGGCGAGCCCCGATGGTGAATTGCATCCTGTTCAACAGGCGATGGTTGATCACAACGGATCGCAATGCGGGTTTTGTACACCCGGTTTTGTGATGAGCATGGCAACCGCCCATCGCAATGGTCGCGCGGATCATGATGATCAGCTCGCGGGTAATTTGTGTCGTTGTACGGGCTACGCCCCGATCATTCGCGCGGCGAAAGCGGCAGCGGAGCAGCCTGTTCCCGTTTGGGTCAAAGACACGGCTGATAACACGGCGAAAGCGCCTGACATCAGCTTGAACGATTTCGCGGCATGGTACGCGGATAACCCAGATGCGACGCTGGTCGCCGGTGCAACGGATGTAGGGTTGTGGGTGACAAAGCAGCTGCGTGAACTGGAAAAGGTCGGTTTTATCGGGCGTTGTCCGGAACTGCGCCAGATCACACGCCACGCCGACCGCGTGACCTTTGGTGCGGGCGTCACGATGACGGATGTGCTGGAAACGATCCGCGATGATTACCCGTCCTACGCTGAAATGATCCGTCGCTACGGATCGGTTCAAGTTCGTAATGCGGCGACGATTGGTGGCAACATCGCGAACGGGTCTCCGATTGGCGATAACCCACCTGCGTTGATCGCACTGGGGGCAACGCTTCACCTGCAATTGCGGGACGTGCCCCGTGACCTGCCGATTGAGGACTTCTTTATCGATTATGGTAAGCAAGATCGCGCGGCGGGCGAACTTGTCACAGGTGTGACACTGCCGTTGGGCGAAGATGCGTTGCGCTGCTACAAGCTGTCGAAACGGTTCGATCAGGATATCTCTGCGGTGTGTGGTGCGTTCAACATCGTCGTCAAAGATGGCGTAGTCGCATCAGCGCGGATCGCCTTTGGGGGCATGGCGGGCACTCCGAAACGAGCCGCGATGGTTGAAGCGGCGTTAGTGAACCAGCCATGGAGCGCGGATACCGTGGAAGCCGCTGCCGCAAAATTCGGAGAAGACTACACCCCGATGACGGACATGCGTGCCTCTGCCGACTATCGCTTGACCGCTGCGCAAAACATGCTGCGTCGCTACTTTGCAGAGACCACTGGCGCCGCCACCAATGTGTTGGAGGTCCAGCCATGA
- a CDS encoding BMP family ABC transporter substrate-binding protein, whose protein sequence is MIKSLMTGATLALGMATAAFADGHETTKVGFVYVGPVGDGGWTYEHNVGRLAVEEHFGGAVETVFVESVPEGPDAERVMTQMALDGADLIFTTSFGYMDPTINVAAKFPDVKFEHATGYKQADNVSVYSARFYEGRAVQGHIAGHMTESNIVGYIASFPIPEVIRGINSAYLHAKEVNPDVEFKIVWAYTWFDPAKEAEAATVLIEQGADVVLQHTDSTAPQAAAQAAGNVVTFGQASDMAEFGPFPRVSSIIDNWSPYYIARTQAVMDGTWESTSTWDGIAPGMVGIGEITDAVPADVKASAEAMVEAMRAGDYHPFTGPINKQDGSAWLAEGEVASDYGDDGLAGMNFYVEGIVGDVPQ, encoded by the coding sequence ATGATCAAATCACTTATGACGGGGGCCACGCTGGCCCTTGGGATGGCGACAGCAGCCTTCGCTGACGGTCATGAAACAACCAAAGTCGGCTTTGTCTACGTTGGCCCAGTGGGCGACGGCGGCTGGACATACGAACACAACGTTGGCCGTTTGGCAGTTGAAGAGCATTTCGGCGGCGCGGTTGAAACCGTCTTCGTGGAAAGCGTTCCAGAAGGCCCAGACGCTGAACGCGTGATGACACAGATGGCGCTGGACGGCGCTGACCTGATCTTCACGACATCCTTTGGTTACATGGATCCGACCATCAACGTCGCGGCCAAGTTCCCAGACGTGAAATTCGAACACGCAACTGGTTACAAACAGGCCGACAACGTGTCCGTTTATTCTGCACGTTTCTATGAAGGTCGCGCAGTTCAGGGCCACATCGCGGGTCACATGACTGAAAGCAACATCGTAGGCTACATCGCGTCCTTCCCAATCCCGGAAGTGATCCGTGGCATCAACTCTGCCTACCTGCACGCCAAAGAAGTAAACCCAGACGTCGAATTCAAAATCGTTTGGGCGTACACATGGTTCGACCCTGCGAAAGAAGCTGAAGCTGCCACCGTTCTGATCGAACAAGGCGCAGACGTTGTTCTGCAGCACACCGATTCCACAGCACCACAGGCTGCTGCACAAGCCGCTGGTAACGTTGTGACATTTGGTCAGGCATCCGACATGGCCGAATTTGGCCCATTCCCACGCGTATCATCCATCATCGACAACTGGTCACCATACTACATCGCCCGCACACAGGCGGTCATGGATGGCACATGGGAAAGCACCAGCACATGGGACGGTATCGCACCAGGCATGGTTGGTATCGGTGAAATCACTGACGCAGTTCCTGCGGACGTGAAGGCATCTGCGGAAGCCATGGTCGAAGCAATGCGCGCGGGCGACTACCACCCGTTCACAGGCCCGATCAACAAGCAAGACGGGTCTGCTTGGTTGGCTGAAGGCGAAGTCGCGTCCGACTACGGTGACGATGGTCTTGCTGGCATGAACTTCTACGTTGAAGGCATCGTGGGCGACGTTCCACAGTAA
- a CDS encoding ABC transporter permease: protein MDLSSINPILLLASLMVAATPILLAAIGELVVERSGVLNLGVEGMMITGAVCGFIVAVNTGSPWLGFIGAAIGGAILASLFGFLTQYLLSNQVATGLALTLFGLGLSALMGQGYIGIKAPSFPDWHIPLLGDIPVIGPIVFQHDPMVYVGLLIVLGVWAFLTFSRAGLILRAVGENHDAAHALGYKVKRVRMLAIMFGGACAGLGGAYLSLVRVPQWTEGMTAGAGWIALAIVVFASWKPGRLLLGAYLFGGVTVLQLNLQAAGMAIPVEYLSMSPYLATIVVLVIMRAGRAPGSLGRIFHASR from the coding sequence ATGGATCTGTCATCTATTAACCCGATCCTTTTGCTGGCGTCACTTATGGTCGCTGCTACTCCAATTTTGCTCGCAGCGATTGGGGAACTTGTTGTCGAACGTTCCGGTGTGCTGAACCTTGGTGTCGAAGGTATGATGATCACGGGTGCTGTCTGTGGCTTCATCGTCGCCGTGAACACTGGATCACCATGGCTTGGGTTTATCGGGGCGGCGATTGGCGGGGCGATTTTGGCGTCGCTTTTCGGATTTCTGACCCAGTATCTTTTGTCGAACCAAGTGGCGACGGGCCTTGCGTTGACGCTGTTCGGTCTGGGGCTGAGTGCCCTGATGGGGCAGGGGTATATCGGGATAAAAGCACCTAGCTTTCCAGATTGGCACATTCCGCTGCTGGGCGACATTCCGGTGATCGGTCCGATCGTGTTCCAGCATGATCCGATGGTCTATGTCGGCCTGCTGATCGTGCTTGGAGTCTGGGCGTTTCTGACCTTTAGCCGTGCGGGATTGATCCTGCGGGCGGTGGGTGAAAACCATGATGCGGCCCATGCTTTGGGATACAAGGTCAAACGCGTGCGGATGCTAGCGATCATGTTCGGCGGGGCCTGTGCTGGTCTGGGCGGCGCGTACCTCAGCCTTGTCCGTGTCCCGCAGTGGACCGAAGGGATGACCGCTGGTGCGGGCTGGATTGCATTGGCGATTGTTGTCTTTGCCAGTTGGAAACCGGGGCGTCTTTTGCTGGGTGCTTATTTGTTCGGCGGGGTGACTGTTTTGCAGCTGAACCTGCAAGCCGCTGGCATGGCTATTCCGGTCGAATATCTTTCAATGTCGCCATATCTGGCAACCATTGTGGTTCTGGTTATTATGCGTGCTGGACGCGCACCCGGATCACTGGGCCGAATCTTTCACGCCTCGCGATAG
- a CDS encoding ABC transporter ATP-binding protein yields the protein MSDILLSLKGLTKAYPGVVANSVVSFDIERGEIHALLGENGAGKSTLVKTIYGLVKPDTGTMTLNGAAFTPAEPRAARASGVAMVFQHFSLFDAMNVAENIALGMENPPPQREIAARVREVSEKYGLPLDPSRIVGELSAGERQRVEIIRCLLQDPKLLIMDEPTSVLTPQEVDILFETLRKLSAEGTAILYISHKLEEIRALCDRATVLRLGAVVGDCIPRDTSARDMAELMVGAKLKVPTKADRAVGRGILVLNGLSAPAPHQFGTPLRDINLRVRAGEVMGIGGVAGNGQDELVAALSGEMRTAAGMVMLDDAPIGKLGPNARRKRGLSVAPEERNGHAAAGDMSLIENAVLTGAVRQDLTARGFLRWGRARAFAEKVIGDFDVRTPDAVNTAGSLSGGNLQKFVIGREILQAPDVLVVNQPTWGVDAAAAAAIRQALLDMAANGAAVVVISQDLDELMEISDHFAALNEGRLSEPRPANGLTVEEIGLMLGGAHDMEVAHVDA from the coding sequence ATGAGTGACATTTTGCTATCGCTGAAGGGCCTAACAAAGGCCTATCCCGGTGTCGTTGCAAACAGTGTCGTATCTTTTGATATTGAACGCGGCGAAATCCATGCACTGCTGGGCGAAAACGGTGCGGGTAAATCGACGCTCGTGAAAACAATCTACGGCTTGGTGAAACCCGACACTGGCACGATGACCCTGAACGGGGCTGCCTTTACGCCTGCGGAACCGCGTGCGGCGCGTGCGTCAGGTGTGGCGATGGTGTTTCAGCATTTTTCGCTGTTTGACGCGATGAACGTGGCTGAAAACATCGCGCTGGGCATGGAAAACCCGCCCCCACAACGTGAAATCGCGGCGCGTGTGCGTGAGGTATCCGAGAAATACGGTCTGCCGCTCGATCCAAGTCGGATTGTGGGCGAATTGTCTGCAGGTGAACGCCAACGCGTTGAGATCATTCGCTGTCTTTTGCAGGATCCGAAGCTGTTGATCATGGATGAACCGACGTCGGTGCTGACCCCGCAAGAGGTTGATATCCTGTTTGAAACGCTGCGCAAGCTGTCGGCGGAAGGCACTGCGATCCTTTATATCTCGCATAAGCTGGAGGAAATCCGCGCCCTGTGTGATCGCGCGACCGTGCTGCGTTTGGGCGCAGTTGTGGGTGATTGCATTCCGCGTGACACATCGGCACGCGACATGGCTGAACTGATGGTGGGTGCGAAACTGAAAGTCCCAACAAAGGCTGACCGCGCTGTCGGGCGTGGTATTCTGGTGCTGAACGGATTGTCCGCACCGGCACCGCATCAATTCGGGACGCCACTGCGCGACATCAATCTGCGCGTACGTGCGGGCGAGGTGATGGGGATCGGCGGCGTGGCTGGCAACGGTCAAGATGAACTCGTCGCGGCGCTGTCTGGTGAAATGCGCACTGCTGCCGGCATGGTGATGTTGGATGATGCGCCGATTGGTAAACTTGGGCCAAATGCACGGCGTAAGCGCGGGCTGTCCGTTGCCCCTGAAGAACGCAACGGTCATGCGGCGGCCGGCGATATGTCTTTGATTGAAAACGCTGTTCTGACAGGCGCTGTGCGCCAAGACTTAACGGCACGCGGGTTTTTAAGGTGGGGCAGGGCACGTGCTTTTGCGGAAAAGGTCATCGGTGATTTTGATGTGCGGACACCTGACGCCGTGAATACGGCAGGGTCATTGTCCGGCGGGAATTTACAGAAATTTGTCATTGGGCGCGAGATTTTGCAGGCCCCTGACGTGTTGGTTGTGAACCAGCCGACTTGGGGTGTCGATGCCGCCGCTGCAGCCGCGATCCGGCAGGCGTTGCTGGATATGGCGGCGAACGGCGCTGCAGTTGTTGTGATTTCGCAAGACTTGGACGAGCTGATGGAAATATCCGATCATTTCGCGGCATTGAACGAAGGGCGGTTGTCTGAACCGCGTCCTGCGAACGGGCTAACGGTTGAAGAAATCGGTCTGATGCTCGGTGGAGCGCACGACATGGAGGTGGCGCATGTTGACGCGTAA
- the xdhC gene encoding xanthine dehydrogenase accessory protein XdhC, which produces MADRDQITVSVVRVQGSAPRDVGTMMRVYAQGQDGTIGGGALEYEAATIARDMLAGDAQHMQRVMPLGPDLGQCCGGTVTLHFDRGVVDARLTAPPLWIWGGGHVGRAIAQVMAPFQDRAITVVDTTADRMPDDLPSAVTPLVAADPLRVVGLAPANADHLILTYSHDIDLALCDALLRRDFGSVGLIGSDTKWTRFRKRLHGMGHGAEQVARIACPIGDPSLGKHPQAIALGVATAMLIAHRVKEERTG; this is translated from the coding sequence ATGGCTGATCGCGATCAAATCACCGTCAGTGTTGTGCGGGTCCAAGGGTCCGCACCACGCGATGTGGGCACGATGATGCGTGTTTATGCGCAGGGCCAAGACGGCACGATTGGTGGCGGTGCGCTAGAATATGAAGCGGCCACGATCGCGCGCGATATGTTGGCGGGCGACGCGCAACATATGCAGCGGGTGATGCCGTTGGGGCCTGATCTGGGGCAATGTTGTGGGGGAACCGTGACGCTACATTTTGATCGTGGAGTCGTCGACGCAAGGCTGACAGCGCCTCCGCTTTGGATTTGGGGTGGTGGTCATGTGGGTCGCGCGATTGCGCAAGTCATGGCCCCGTTTCAGGATCGTGCAATCACTGTTGTGGATACAACTGCTGACCGGATGCCTGATGATCTGCCAAGTGCGGTGACGCCGTTGGTGGCCGCTGATCCGCTACGGGTTGTGGGTTTGGCGCCTGCAAATGCGGATCACCTGATCCTGACCTATTCGCACGACATTGATCTGGCCCTATGCGACGCGCTGTTGCGGCGCGATTTTGGCAGTGTCGGTTTGATCGGGTCCGACACGAAATGGACGCGGTTTCGCAAGCGCCTGCACGGCATGGGGCATGGGGCTGAACAGGTTGCACGTATTGCGTGCCCTATCGGTGATCCGAGTCTCGGAAAACACCCCCAAGCGATTGCACTTGGCGTCGCAACTGCGATGTTGATCGCACACCGCGTGAAAGAGGAGCGCACCGGATGA
- a CDS encoding ABC transporter permease — protein sequence MIMLEKRPQPSRGWTFATPVLAVVLTMIVGGALFAVLGNDPIETIRVIFFDPLFSEFAWYYRPQLLVKGAPLVLIAIGLSFGFRAGVWNIGAEGQYIVGAICGAAVGLAMYPAESILIFPAMVIAGALGGMLWAMIPAILRVKFGTNEILVSLMLVYVAEQLLASMALGALRNPDGMGFPGSRNLAQYPSAANLELISGSGMHWGVVAALIAVIFAYVMLSRHIFGFQVKLSGLAPRAAAFSGVNPSRLILICMAISGGLAGSAGLFEVAGPAGQISIDFNVGYGFTAIIVAFLGRLHPVGILLAGGLMALTYIGGEIAQSQLGLPGAAIQLLQGMLLFFLLAVDVLTHYRVRFGKGEVA from the coding sequence ATGATCATGCTTGAAAAGCGACCGCAACCGTCGCGGGGATGGACGTTTGCCACACCCGTGTTGGCCGTTGTTTTGACGATGATTGTGGGGGGCGCATTGTTTGCGGTCCTTGGCAATGATCCGATTGAAACGATCCGCGTGATTTTCTTTGATCCGTTATTTTCTGAATTCGCTTGGTATTATCGCCCGCAATTGCTGGTGAAAGGCGCACCATTGGTGCTGATCGCCATTGGGTTGTCGTTCGGGTTTCGGGCCGGTGTGTGGAATATCGGGGCCGAGGGCCAGTATATCGTTGGCGCGATTTGTGGCGCTGCGGTTGGGCTGGCCATGTATCCGGCTGAAAGCATCCTGATCTTCCCTGCGATGGTGATCGCGGGGGCATTGGGCGGGATGCTGTGGGCGATGATCCCGGCCATTTTGCGGGTTAAATTTGGGACAAACGAGATTTTAGTGTCGCTGATGTTGGTCTATGTGGCCGAACAATTGCTGGCGTCGATGGCGCTTGGCGCGTTGCGAAACCCTGACGGGATGGGCTTTCCTGGATCGCGGAACCTTGCGCAATATCCATCGGCTGCAAACCTCGAATTGATCAGCGGGTCAGGCATGCATTGGGGCGTTGTGGCAGCTTTGATCGCTGTGATTTTTGCCTATGTCATGCTGTCCCGCCACATCTTTGGGTTTCAGGTGAAACTATCTGGGCTCGCACCACGTGCCGCTGCATTTTCCGGCGTAAATCCGAGCCGTTTAATTTTGATTTGTATGGCAATTTCAGGCGGGCTTGCCGGATCGGCTGGATTGTTTGAAGTCGCGGGACCTGCAGGGCAGATCAGCATCGATTTCAACGTGGGCTACGGTTTTACCGCGATCATTGTCGCGTTCCTTGGCCGCTTGCATCCGGTGGGAATTCTGCTGGCGGGTGGTCTAATGGCGCTGACGTATATCGGCGGCGAAATTGCGCAGAGCCAGTTGGGCCTTCCGGGGGCGGCGATCCAATTGCTGCAGGGGATGCTGTTGTTCTTCCTGCTGGCCGTGGATGTGCTGACACATTACCGCGTCCGATTTGGCAAAGGGGAGGTCGCGTAA